The Leptotrichia sp. OH3620_COT-345 genome segment AATGTTCCACAAGAATTTAACATTATTCCTAAAATTATCATCATTACTATCTTTTTCATTATCTTTCAACTCCCATTCTTAAATTTCTTAAATAGCTGTTTATATCCAATACTCCTGTATTTTCTTTTCTTTCATATGGAGATATTCCTATATTAACTTTTGGATTATT includes the following:
- a CDS encoding ABC transporter ATP-binding protein, translated to LDNSEFLLNAKDEYNRNELLKDYNSGKYRDKGLVNNPKVNIGISPYERKENTGVLDINSYLRNLRMGVER